TAAATGTGGATTGATTTTGGACAGGGATTGGAATGCGGCACTGATGATTCTAAAAGTAGCCTTGAGTACGGTAGGGCATACCGGAACTTGGATCGAAGATCCGAACGCTTCAGGAGATTTGGCCGCTACTTTGGCTGGAGTAATCCAGTCGCAAGCAAGCTGAGTCTATGAATGAAGAATCCCCGTCCCTTTAGGGCTGGGGAGTGTTAAGGATTCCCCAAAATATAAGGTGTGGGTCAGTATTTATTTTCGCAGCTACCTGTGGAAATACAGCCTGGAGATAGTTGAGAAGCAAAGTGCGATCGCCCCCAGTTAAAACAATCCGGCTCTGGGGAAACTCCTGCCTCCAAGCGTCGATAAAATCGGCTATTCCGGCTAAAACCGTGTAAATTATGCCGCTTTGAATAGCTAAACTCGTATTTAATGCCCAACGCGGCGGTAAAGCGCCGGCTAATTCAATTTCCGGTAAAGCAGCTGTTCCTTGCGCCAAAGACTGTAGTTGCAATCTCAATCCAGGCAAAATCGCTCCTCCCACCAACCGCCGAGCCGCGTCTGCACCCGTGAAAGTGAGGGCTGTACCCGCATCAATTACTAATGCTGGAAAACCATATACCTCACCCGCACCCAAAACAGCTAAGGCGCGATCGATTCCTAATGTCGGATACAGCCCTTGTAGCGGAATTTGGTCGAGAGCAATCGTCCTTACATCATGATAGTTTTGCCAAATCGCTGTCTGCTGCGGAACAACAGAAGCCAAATACAGAGGCAGCGGGCGATCGCGATGGTGAAAGCCATCGCCAACAATCTCTTCAACCGCATCCAATTCCTGGATTAGGCTGGCCGCTAAAATTTCGCTATTGAATTTGCCCCTACCGCAAGGCTGGTTCATCTGTTCCACAATCGCTGCGGACAGATATTCTGTATCCCAAGCGCCGCAAAAGGTTTTTCCCTTAAACCAAGCCCAGTGAAGGCGAGAGTTCCCAATGGTCAATGCCAGCCAAATATTTTCTCTGAGTTTCAAAGCTTGCCAAATCTTCTTTGCTTGTTTTCTGCGCCAGTTTGCCACACTTTTGAAATTTTTAACTTATATATAGGTTTTTTAATAAATCTTCACAACTCATTCATGTCAGAATAAAGTAAGACAAAATACCTATGGGTTGCCAAGAAGGAGACTAAAGATGGTAGCGCTCACCGAAAGAACCCAAAAGCGTCTGACAATACAGACAAGGGAGATTGCCGCCGAAACGACGGCGATTCGCTCGCTAGACTGGGATCGCGATCGCTTTGACATCGAATTTGGGCTGCAAAACGGCACCACTTACAATTCATTTCTAATTCGAGGCGATCGGATTGCTTTAGTTGACACCTCCCACGAAAAGTTTCGCCAGCTGTATCTGGACACGCTCAAAGGTCTGATCGATCCAGCACAGATAGATTACTTAATTATCAGCCACACCGAACCAGACCACAGCGGATTGGTCAAAGATATGCTGCAACTTGCGCCCCAAGTTACGGTGGTGGGGTCGAAAGTGGCAATTCAATTTATAGAGGATTTTGTACATCAACCATTTAAACGGCAGATTGTCAAAAATGGCGACAAGCTGGATTTGGGTAACGGACACGAAATAGAATTCGTGATTGCTCCCAATTTACATTGGCCGGATACTAGCTTCAGCTACGATCGCAAAACCCAAATCCTGTTTACCTGCGATGCTTTTGGGATGCACTATTGCTCGGATAGCACCTTTGATGAAGACTTAGCGGCGATTGAAGCGGACTACAGATTTTATTATGAGTGCTTGATGGCTCCCAACGCTCGCTCGGTACTGTCGGCGCTCAAACGGATGGGAGAACTGCCAGAAATCGGCACGATCGCCACCGGACATGGCCCACTGCTGCATCACAACGTTACTGAATTGGTCGATCGCTATCGCAAATGGAGTCAAGCAAAAGCCAAATCAGATACAACCGTAGCTGTATTTTACGTCTCCGATTACGGATATAGCGATCGCATTTCCCAAGCGATCGCCCACGGTATCACAAAAACCGATGTGGCGGTCGAAATGTTCGACTTAAAATTTGCCGATCCGCAAGAAGTACAGGAATTGGTAGGCCGATCGGCAGGTTTAGTCATCGCCACGCCACCAGCATCTAATTCTACAGCCCAAGCTGCGTTGGGTACCGTCCTCGCAGCCGCTAAAGAAAAGCAAATTGTGGGCATTTTTGAATGTTACGGCGGCGATGACGAACCGATCGATCCCCTATCGATCAAATTCACAGAACTTGGCCTGAAAGTAGCA
Above is a window of Aerosakkonema funiforme FACHB-1375 DNA encoding:
- a CDS encoding pantothenate kinase; protein product: MKLRENIWLALTIGNSRLHWAWFKGKTFCGAWDTEYLSAAIVEQMNQPCGRGKFNSEILAASLIQELDAVEEIVGDGFHHRDRPLPLYLASVVPQQTAIWQNYHDVRTIALDQIPLQGLYPTLGIDRALAVLGAGEVYGFPALVIDAGTALTFTGADAARRLVGGAILPGLRLQLQSLAQGTAALPEIELAGALPPRWALNTSLAIQSGIIYTVLAGIADFIDAWRQEFPQSRIVLTGGDRTLLLNYLQAVFPQVAAKINTDPHLIFWGILNTPQP
- a CDS encoding diflavin flavoprotein — its product is MVALTERTQKRLTIQTREIAAETTAIRSLDWDRDRFDIEFGLQNGTTYNSFLIRGDRIALVDTSHEKFRQLYLDTLKGLIDPAQIDYLIISHTEPDHSGLVKDMLQLAPQVTVVGSKVAIQFIEDFVHQPFKRQIVKNGDKLDLGNGHEIEFVIAPNLHWPDTSFSYDRKTQILFTCDAFGMHYCSDSTFDEDLAAIEADYRFYYECLMAPNARSVLSALKRMGELPEIGTIATGHGPLLHHNVTELVDRYRKWSQAKAKSDTTVAVFYVSDYGYSDRISQAIAHGITKTDVAVEMFDLKFADPQEVQELVGRSAGLVIATPPASNSTAQAALGTVLAAAKEKQIVGIFECYGGDDEPIDPLSIKFTELGLKVAFPPIRIKDTPTEATYQLCEEAGTDLGQLLTRDRDIQQRKSIDNDLEKALGRISGGLYIITANKHGVKGAMLASWVSQASFQPLGITIAVAKDRAIESLMQVGDKFVLNVLEEGNYQLLMKHFLKRFPPGADRFAGVKTQTTENGSPILTDSLAYIECEVASRMECSDHWIVYSTVESGRVSKAEALTAVHHRKVGNYY